A region of Flocculibacter collagenilyticus DNA encodes the following proteins:
- a CDS encoding PepSY domain-containing protein, with product MSPSAKRHTRRFHFWAALIIAIPVVIVIVSGLLLQVKKQFEWVQPPTARGQAAEPTIAFTQILSIAQRIDKLSVSNWQDIQKLDVRPSKGVIKILAVNNWEAQIDADSGKLLHIAYRRSDTIEAIHDGSFFHDSAKLWIFLPVAIALLLIWLSGIFLLGWTLRNKFKRRHRHT from the coding sequence ATGTCGCCGTCAGCTAAACGACATACTCGTCGCTTCCACTTTTGGGCAGCGCTGATTATTGCTATCCCCGTCGTTATTGTGATTGTAAGCGGGCTACTACTACAGGTGAAAAAGCAATTTGAGTGGGTACAACCCCCCACTGCTAGAGGTCAAGCGGCAGAACCGACTATTGCATTTACACAAATACTTTCCATCGCCCAGAGAATAGATAAGTTGTCAGTATCAAACTGGCAGGATATACAAAAGCTAGATGTTCGCCCTAGTAAGGGAGTCATAAAAATATTAGCGGTAAATAATTGGGAGGCGCAAATAGATGCTGACTCAGGTAAGCTATTACATATCGCCTACCGTCGCTCAGATACAATTGAAGCAATTCATGATGGTAGCTTTTTTCATGATAGCGCGAAACTTTGGATATTCTTGCCCGTTGCAATTGCTCTACTATTAATTTGGCTATCAGGCATATTTTTACTAGGCTGGACACTAAGAAATAAATTTAAGCGCCGGCACCGACACACATAA
- a CDS encoding 3-hydroxyanthranilate 3,4-dioxygenase: MANSATKITPPFNFKTWIDEHRDQLQPPVCNKQVFDDGDFIVMVVGGPNGRRDYHYNQGPEFFYQLEGEMELRLMIDGKPQVHPIKADEVFLLPPQVPHSPVRFENSIGLVVEAKRREGEQDGLMWFCENCHHKLYEEYFPLRDIENDFQAVFSRFFESEKNRTCNQCGTVMPNSNKL; this comes from the coding sequence ATGGCAAATTCAGCAACCAAAATAACGCCTCCTTTTAATTTTAAAACGTGGATTGATGAACACAGAGATCAACTCCAACCGCCGGTTTGTAATAAACAAGTATTTGATGATGGCGACTTTATTGTCATGGTGGTTGGCGGCCCAAATGGCCGACGCGATTATCATTACAATCAAGGGCCAGAGTTTTTTTATCAGCTTGAAGGAGAAATGGAGTTACGTTTAATGATTGACGGAAAACCCCAAGTACATCCAATTAAAGCTGACGAAGTTTTTTTATTGCCTCCCCAAGTGCCTCACTCCCCCGTACGTTTTGAAAATTCAATTGGCTTAGTCGTTGAAGCGAAGCGTAGAGAGGGTGAGCAAGACGGTTTGATGTGGTTTTGCGAAAATTGTCATCACAAATTGTACGAAGAATACTTTCCGTTACGAGATATTGAAAACGATTTTCAAGCTGTATTTAGCCGATTTTTTGAGTCTGAGAAAAATCGCACATGTAATCAATGTGGCACGGTGATGCCAAACTCAAACAAACTATAA
- a CDS encoding CHASE domain-containing protein, with protein MRTFNIILISFISYLIATQIGMQFTIPPGFASAIWPAAGIGLGLYLCLGRAALFGVLLASVFDHYIAFNISFQTIEVRNLFISATLTCGTIAQFIITKLMIYRCCPRPIRLSSIAELSRLAFVAGPIACTISATIGTFVQVYSGIHALNEAIFVWFIWWAGDAVGVLFFLPIVLSLLKNDILEESHHKLQIVIPSLLIFVAISFIFWLSREQYIKDQKTIFVDHTQTFSKEIAILRNTIELRLISLTAFFQSSELVSREEFAQYVEIVTQNDIRTRAMGWLPKVEHAQRDQLYLDAKQQGIDDFYIKKMLYNQQMVHAPVQEYYLPIFYIEPLESNKAALGLDVLTHPSVKQNIKYAIENASFVSTPPIRLAQQDVKFTGNVIYYPVYGNMLSIPEQTDRYAQLKGLVEVVIELDAMMAKIYQSLSQQGFDFILKAQNNGEDIIVYDSGYRNDALYKYNITLPWFNRSFDVLFASSRDFESQLADWSSWLTFILGSLFGTVGMFFIMFVIGFNRRLSTTVDKKTKELKSLIKDLEEASHAKNRFMANISHEFRTPLNAIIGYTEIAKRNCNEAKALDYFKHIKHSSHLLLNIINDVLDISKIEAGKIQLEFISFNLYDSAERIKSIFSEQARQKGLDFIIKTPKNPIPFLVGDAMRLDQIIVNLCSNGIKFTEHGRVTLDLRLTQIHEGQALLSITVEDTGIGIPANKIDGLFAPFIQADLSTTRKYGGTGLGLSITSELCDLMKGTIEVQSEQYIGSTFNVQLPFAIDNNKPETSAPTPQDESNELLQILPTALSSDFPNNEKVEATSNEADNEESPIFKVTALIVEDNEINQIIATELLRSLDLKCDIANNGQEALDYLKSVKPDIIFMDLHMPVMDGFDAAEHIVNNPNTTNIPIIAITADANIEQMERAELSGMCDYITKPIETKELIRVLKKYTSITL; from the coding sequence ATTCGCACCTTTAACATTATTCTTATTAGCTTTATCAGTTACTTAATTGCGACCCAAATTGGCATGCAGTTTACGATACCGCCAGGTTTCGCTAGCGCCATTTGGCCTGCAGCGGGGATTGGTTTGGGTTTGTATCTTTGCTTAGGTAGAGCAGCCCTTTTTGGTGTATTGCTAGCCAGTGTATTTGATCATTACATTGCTTTTAATATTAGTTTCCAAACTATTGAAGTACGCAATTTATTCATTTCGGCCACGCTTACTTGTGGCACTATCGCACAATTCATTATCACCAAATTGATGATTTATCGCTGCTGCCCTCGCCCCATCAGGCTTAGCTCAATTGCAGAACTGTCTCGACTGGCTTTTGTCGCTGGGCCCATTGCATGTACGATTAGTGCAACTATAGGCACATTTGTGCAGGTATATTCAGGCATTCATGCGCTTAACGAGGCCATATTTGTTTGGTTTATTTGGTGGGCTGGCGATGCTGTTGGCGTACTCTTCTTTTTACCTATTGTTTTAAGCTTATTGAAAAATGACATTTTAGAAGAAAGTCATCACAAGCTACAAATTGTCATTCCCTCGTTATTAATTTTTGTTGCGATTAGCTTTATATTTTGGCTCTCGCGTGAGCAATACATAAAAGATCAAAAAACAATTTTTGTTGATCACACTCAAACGTTTAGTAAAGAAATTGCCATATTAAGAAACACCATTGAGCTTCGCTTAATTTCACTCACTGCTTTTTTTCAAAGCAGTGAACTTGTCTCGCGTGAAGAGTTTGCGCAGTACGTAGAAATTGTAACGCAAAATGATATTAGAACACGGGCAATGGGCTGGTTACCCAAAGTCGAACATGCTCAACGTGATCAGTTATACCTTGATGCCAAGCAACAAGGGATAGACGATTTTTACATCAAAAAAATGCTCTACAACCAGCAAATGGTGCATGCACCTGTTCAAGAGTATTACCTGCCAATTTTTTATATTGAGCCACTTGAATCGAATAAAGCAGCACTTGGCTTAGATGTTTTAACTCACCCAAGTGTTAAGCAAAATATCAAATATGCCATTGAAAACGCGAGTTTTGTTTCAACGCCACCAATAAGGCTAGCCCAACAGGACGTAAAGTTCACAGGTAATGTTATCTACTATCCTGTGTACGGTAATATGTTATCGATACCCGAGCAAACTGATCGCTATGCGCAATTAAAAGGGCTGGTAGAAGTGGTAATTGAACTAGATGCCATGATGGCAAAAATTTACCAATCATTAAGCCAGCAAGGGTTCGACTTTATCTTAAAAGCACAAAATAATGGTGAAGACATTATTGTTTACGACAGTGGCTACCGTAATGATGCTTTGTATAAATATAATATTACTTTGCCTTGGTTTAATCGCTCATTCGATGTGCTATTTGCTTCCAGCCGCGACTTTGAATCGCAATTAGCAGACTGGTCCAGCTGGCTTACCTTTATTCTTGGCTCATTGTTTGGCACCGTTGGCATGTTCTTTATTATGTTTGTAATTGGCTTTAACCGTCGCCTCTCAACGACGGTAGATAAAAAAACAAAAGAACTAAAAAGCCTCATAAAAGACCTAGAAGAAGCCAGTCATGCTAAAAATCGCTTTATGGCCAACATCAGTCACGAGTTTAGAACCCCACTCAATGCGATTATCGGTTACACCGAAATTGCTAAACGTAATTGCAACGAAGCAAAAGCACTCGACTACTTCAAACACATAAAACATTCGTCACACCTATTATTAAATATCATTAATGATGTGCTTGATATCTCAAAAATTGAAGCAGGTAAAATTCAATTAGAGTTTATTAGTTTTAATTTATACGACTCAGCAGAACGGATTAAAAGTATTTTTAGCGAGCAAGCAAGACAGAAAGGCTTAGACTTCATCATCAAAACACCTAAAAACCCAATTCCGTTTTTAGTGGGTGACGCAATGCGGCTTGACCAAATCATAGTAAATCTATGCTCTAACGGCATTAAGTTTACTGAGCACGGTAGAGTGACTCTTGACCTCCGCCTAACTCAGATACATGAAGGGCAAGCTTTACTTTCTATTACCGTTGAAGATACTGGCATTGGCATTCCAGCCAATAAAATTGACGGTTTATTCGCTCCCTTCATTCAAGCCGATTTATCAACCACCCGCAAATATGGTGGTACAGGTTTAGGCTTGTCGATCACCAGCGAATTGTGCGACTTGATGAAAGGCACTATAGAAGTACAGAGTGAGCAATATATTGGCTCTACCTTTAATGTTCAATTGCCTTTTGCAATAGACAATAACAAACCCGAAACGTCAGCACCTACTCCACAAGATGAAAGTAACGAGCTATTACAAATATTACCAACAGCGCTCTCCTCTGACTTTCCTAATAACGAAAAAGTTGAAGCCACATCCAACGAAGCAGACAATGAAGAATCTCCTATATTCAAAGTCACTGCACTGATTGTGGAAGACAATGAAATAAATCAAATTATCGCTACCGAGTTGCTGCGCTCATTAGACTTAAAATGTGATATTGCAAATAACGGCCAAGAAGCATTAGATTATTTAAAAAGTGTAAAACCTGACATTATTTTTATGGATTTACACATGCCCGTTATGGATGGCTTTGATGCAGCAGAACACATAGTTAATAACCCTAACACTACTAATATTCCCATTATTGCCATAACAGCTGACGCTAATATAGAGCAAATGGAGCGAGCTGAGCTAAGCGGCATGTGTGACTACATCACTAAACCTATTGAAACAAAAGAATTAATCCGCGTTTTGAAAAAATATACGTCAATTACCCTCTGA
- a CDS encoding NF038122 family metalloprotease, producing MNNFTKIGVALSLASLSSTANAGLMFNITSTGNSQADAGFQLAADTISSLFKDDITVNITAGFNSLRAGVLGQASSNRELFDFSSWKSGMASDMTSTFDQTMVSHLPTGDTFNPFMNGTGDNPHGAGSTEGYTDNDGGANNSVVRLTRANAKALGMYDSQGSEEDAAITFSSDFSFDFDPTDGIEAGMIDFVGVATHEIMHAMGFTSGIDILDYYTMSGPAGDLYSDDAFTFVTGLDFTRHSASSQAFNADLDWTADSREKYFSIDGGKTALGTGSFSQGRYNGDGQQASHWKDHRGVGIMDPTAAPAGNLNFVSDLDIVALDVIGWDMSGAFAVPTPPIAFLFSIGLAGLFVSRRNN from the coding sequence ATGAATAATTTCACCAAAATAGGTGTTGCTTTATCCTTAGCTTCACTTTCAAGCACAGCCAATGCCGGACTTATGTTCAATATCACCTCAACGGGTAATTCACAAGCAGATGCAGGATTTCAATTGGCGGCTGACACTATTTCTTCATTGTTCAAAGATGATATAACGGTAAATATTACTGCGGGATTCAACTCGTTACGTGCTGGTGTTTTAGGGCAAGCTAGCTCTAATAGAGAATTATTTGACTTTTCATCGTGGAAAAGTGGAATGGCTAGCGATATGACATCAACATTCGATCAGACTATGGTAAGCCATCTACCAACAGGCGATACATTTAACCCCTTCATGAATGGTACTGGCGACAATCCGCATGGTGCTGGTTCAACAGAAGGTTATACCGATAACGATGGAGGTGCCAATAACTCTGTTGTTAGATTAACTCGCGCAAACGCAAAAGCGTTAGGCATGTATGACAGCCAGGGCAGTGAAGAAGATGCAGCTATTACGTTCAGCTCTGACTTCTCATTCGACTTCGATCCAACTGATGGTATCGAGGCTGGTATGATTGACTTCGTTGGCGTAGCAACACATGAAATTATGCATGCAATGGGCTTTACATCAGGGATAGACATTCTTGACTATTACACAATGTCAGGCCCTGCAGGAGATTTATATTCTGATGACGCATTTACGTTTGTTACTGGTTTAGACTTTACAAGACACTCTGCTTCAAGCCAAGCATTCAATGCCGACTTAGACTGGACAGCTGATTCTCGTGAGAAATACTTTTCAATTGACGGCGGAAAAACCGCACTAGGAACTGGTAGTTTTTCGCAAGGAAGATATAACGGTGACGGTCAACAAGCTTCACACTGGAAAGATCACCGTGGCGTAGGGATTATGGATCCGACAGCAGCGCCAGCAGGTAACCTAAATTTTGTTTCTGATCTGGATATTGTTGCTTTAGATGTCATTGGCTGGGATATGTCAGGTGCATTCGCAGTGCCAACACCTCCTATCGCTTTTCTTTTTTCGATCGGATTAGCAGGCCTATTTGTAAGTCGTAGAAATAATTAG
- the kynU gene encoding kynureninase, whose product MTEQVQNNQFQPNLAFAQTLDQQDPLASFKDAFHIPKQANGENELYFVGNSLGLQPTLTAEYVNEELKKWQTLGVKGHFDCEFPWMPYHEFLTEQSADLVGAKPNEVVCMNSLTANLHFMMVSFYQPTKTRYKILIEDHAFPSDHYAVTSQIKHHGFDPNEALLLIAPRDGEELINHDDIKELIEREGDSIALILLPGVQYYTGQVLDMQRITQWGHAKGIKVGFDLAHAAGNITMQLHDWQVDFACWCSYKYMNSGPGSVAGCFVHERHSSNTNLNRFAGWWGHDKQTRFKMENTFNPIPTAEGWQLSNPPILSLAAIRASLAVFKNAGGMSVLCEKSTRLTNYFEYLLQHELGDLVRIITPSDPAQRGCQLSLTVNIAGKQGKEVFKSLEEAGVTTDWREPNVIRAAPVPLYNSFTDVYHFVRVLKSCLI is encoded by the coding sequence ATGACTGAACAAGTGCAAAACAATCAATTTCAGCCCAATTTGGCGTTTGCCCAAACACTGGATCAACAAGATCCACTCGCATCATTTAAAGACGCATTTCATATTCCTAAACAAGCAAACGGTGAAAATGAACTTTACTTCGTAGGTAATTCATTAGGCTTACAACCCACGCTTACCGCTGAATACGTCAATGAGGAGCTAAAAAAGTGGCAAACTTTAGGCGTTAAAGGACACTTTGATTGCGAATTTCCTTGGATGCCATATCACGAGTTTTTAACTGAGCAGTCTGCCGACTTAGTAGGAGCAAAACCTAATGAAGTGGTTTGCATGAACTCACTCACTGCTAACCTTCACTTTATGATGGTGAGCTTTTACCAGCCCACTAAAACGCGTTATAAAATTCTAATTGAAGATCATGCCTTTCCCTCCGATCATTACGCTGTAACATCGCAAATAAAGCATCACGGTTTCGACCCTAACGAGGCGTTATTATTAATTGCTCCGCGCGATGGAGAAGAGCTTATCAATCACGATGATATTAAAGAGCTGATTGAGCGTGAAGGCGACTCTATTGCCTTAATTCTCCTGCCCGGCGTGCAATATTACACAGGGCAAGTATTGGATATGCAAAGAATAACCCAGTGGGGACATGCAAAAGGCATTAAGGTTGGCTTCGATTTAGCTCATGCAGCAGGCAATATAACCATGCAATTGCATGACTGGCAGGTAGACTTTGCCTGTTGGTGCTCATACAAATATATGAATTCAGGCCCCGGCTCGGTCGCAGGCTGTTTTGTGCACGAGCGCCACAGCAGCAACACCAACTTAAACCGATTTGCTGGTTGGTGGGGGCACGACAAACAAACCCGCTTTAAAATGGAAAACACCTTTAACCCTATTCCTACTGCTGAAGGCTGGCAATTAAGTAACCCGCCGATTTTATCACTTGCTGCTATTCGTGCTTCTTTAGCGGTATTCAAAAACGCTGGCGGCATGTCGGTGCTCTGTGAAAAATCAACACGTTTAACCAATTACTTTGAATATTTACTCCAGCATGAATTAGGCGACTTGGTGCGTATTATTACGCCGAGCGATCCCGCACAACGTGGCTGCCAATTATCGTTAACTGTCAATATTGCAGGAAAACAAGGAAAAGAAGTATTCAAGTCATTAGAAGAAGCAGGTGTAACCACCGACTGGCGAGAGCCTAATGTGATTCGTGCCGCACCTGTACCACTGTACAACAGTTTTACTGATGTTTATCACTTTGTACGAGTTTTAAAAAGCTGTTTGATATAA
- a CDS encoding cyclase family protein, whose translation MKLTIELNQQQYKVLVNQPTSIAIDLAFIEASATEHLTANKLVQPNHFGADYAQASSMKIAQFIGDTRVGGSCNVTQITMNPHCNGTHTECVGHIVHNPISINQTLNDSLIPCTLISVTPTPSQNQSKEQYDPSIDEGDKLITKQQLMHQIQHINNECLTALVIRTLPNEQSKQRACYSEHNQPPYFTNDAIEYLNERGVTHLLVDMPSIDKMFDQGHMSNHHIFWQVAPLARLCGDDTQLSKSITEMVYVGNTLEDGLYLLNLQIAPFELDAAPSRPLLYSLQAI comes from the coding sequence ATGAAATTAACCATTGAGCTAAATCAGCAACAATATAAAGTGCTAGTGAACCAGCCCACAAGTATTGCGATAGATTTAGCGTTTATTGAAGCGTCAGCCACTGAACATCTAACAGCAAACAAACTGGTGCAACCTAACCATTTTGGTGCCGATTACGCACAGGCATCGTCAATGAAAATAGCACAGTTTATTGGTGATACCCGTGTTGGTGGCAGCTGTAATGTCACACAAATAACCATGAATCCCCATTGCAATGGCACTCATACTGAATGTGTGGGTCACATTGTGCATAACCCCATTAGCATTAACCAAACCCTGAATGACAGCTTAATACCTTGTACTTTGATATCGGTCACACCTACTCCTTCACAAAATCAATCAAAAGAACAATACGATCCAAGTATTGATGAGGGTGATAAATTAATTACTAAACAGCAGCTGATGCACCAAATACAACATATTAATAATGAATGCTTAACAGCGTTGGTTATTCGCACTTTACCTAACGAGCAAAGTAAACAGCGAGCCTGTTACAGTGAGCATAATCAGCCGCCCTACTTCACTAACGACGCTATCGAATATTTGAATGAACGCGGGGTTACCCACTTACTGGTAGACATGCCCTCTATCGACAAAATGTTTGATCAAGGCCATATGAGCAACCATCATATTTTTTGGCAAGTGGCACCGCTAGCAAGGTTATGCGGAGATGACACGCAGCTTTCAAAAAGCATTACAGAAATGGTGTACGTAGGGAACACCCTTGAAGATGGTTTGTATTTATTAAATTTGCAAATTGCACCATTTGAATTAGATGCAGCACCTAGTAGACCGTTGCTGTATTCCTTACAAGCCATATAA
- a CDS encoding NF038122 family metalloprotease, giving the protein MNNVAKLCVALSALLTSNTTSAGLIFNISSTGNTQADAGFQLAADNISSLFSDDLTVNITAGFSSLGSSILGQARSQVTLYDYASWKNAMLLDAVSADDLSMVNSLPSGSTFNPFINGTSDNPNGAGSVIPYTDNDAGANNGIVRVTRANAKALGLQNVQAPEEDAAITFSSDFAFDFDPTDGINAGMIDFVGVAMHEILHALGFSSGVDILDVNTMNGPAAGLFPDNAFTFVTGLDFTRHSAASQAAGADFDWTADQRDKYFSIDGGATQIGPNSGFSQGRYNGDGRQASHWKDNLGIGIMDPTAMPAGRENIVTKQDIQALDVIGWDLASAFSIPAPPVIFMFSIGLLGIFVSRKAQ; this is encoded by the coding sequence ATGAATAACGTTGCCAAATTGTGTGTTGCTTTATCAGCATTACTCACTTCGAATACTACCAGTGCCGGTCTTATTTTTAATATATCTTCAACTGGAAATACTCAAGCCGATGCAGGGTTTCAACTCGCGGCTGATAACATATCTTCACTCTTTAGTGATGATCTTACTGTGAATATTACCGCTGGTTTTAGCTCATTAGGTTCTTCTATATTGGGACAAGCACGCTCACAAGTCACACTGTATGACTACGCCTCTTGGAAAAATGCAATGCTACTTGATGCAGTGTCTGCGGATGATTTATCTATGGTAAATTCACTTCCAAGCGGGAGTACATTCAACCCCTTTATTAATGGAACAAGTGACAACCCTAATGGGGCAGGTTCTGTCATACCCTATACAGATAATGATGCAGGTGCGAATAATGGAATTGTAAGGGTGACGCGTGCTAATGCAAAAGCACTTGGCCTACAAAATGTGCAAGCCCCCGAAGAAGATGCTGCAATCACATTTAGTTCCGACTTCGCCTTTGACTTTGATCCAACCGATGGCATTAATGCAGGCATGATAGATTTTGTCGGCGTAGCCATGCATGAAATTTTGCACGCCTTGGGGTTTTCATCCGGTGTTGATATTTTAGATGTGAATACTATGAATGGTCCCGCGGCCGGACTATTTCCGGATAATGCTTTTACCTTTGTTACCGGATTAGACTTCACTCGGCACTCAGCGGCAAGCCAAGCTGCGGGAGCTGATTTCGACTGGACAGCAGACCAAAGAGATAAATACTTCTCTATTGATGGTGGAGCAACTCAAATCGGCCCCAATAGTGGCTTTTCTCAAGGTCGGTATAACGGAGATGGAAGACAGGCATCTCATTGGAAAGATAATTTAGGGATTGGAATTATGGATCCTACTGCAATGCCAGCTGGAAGAGAAAACATAGTCACCAAACAAGATATTCAAGCATTAGATGTAATAGGTTGGGATCTTGCCAGCGCATTCAGCATCCCTGCCCCTCCTGTGATTTTTATGTTTTCAATCGGCCTACTGGGGATATTTGTTAGTCGTAAAGCTCAATAA
- a CDS encoding amidohydrolase family protein produces the protein MLKIDIHTHILPKNWPNLKEKYGYGGFIHLDHHKCGCARMFQDDKFFREIEANCWDPDVRLTECATHQVDVQVLSTVPVMFSYWAKPEDAYDLSRFLNDHIAGVVQQHPSRFIGLGTIPMQSTELAIKELERCVNELGLAGVQIGSNVNDRNLDDAAFFPIFEAAEKLGAAAFVHPWNMMGKELMPKYWLPWLVGMPAETSRAICSLIFGGVLERLPNLRIAFAHGGGSFPATIGRIEHGFDVRPDLCAVDNSVNPRKYLKQMYFDSLVHDPLKLKYMVDLVGADRIALGTDYPFPLGELAPGKLIETTAFSDEIKAQMLHGTALKWLNLDKAQFIN, from the coding sequence ATGCTTAAAATTGATATTCATACCCATATATTGCCGAAAAACTGGCCTAATTTAAAAGAAAAATACGGCTACGGCGGCTTCATTCATTTAGACCATCACAAGTGTGGTTGTGCTCGCATGTTTCAAGACGACAAGTTCTTTCGTGAAATTGAAGCAAATTGCTGGGATCCTGACGTACGACTAACTGAATGTGCCACTCATCAGGTTGATGTTCAGGTACTCTCTACCGTACCTGTGATGTTTAGTTATTGGGCTAAACCTGAAGATGCCTACGACCTTTCTCGTTTTCTTAATGACCATATAGCCGGTGTTGTACAGCAACACCCTTCTCGATTTATTGGTTTGGGCACCATTCCAATGCAATCCACTGAACTCGCCATTAAAGAATTAGAACGTTGTGTTAATGAACTTGGATTAGCAGGCGTGCAAATTGGCAGTAATGTGAATGATCGTAATTTAGACGATGCCGCGTTCTTTCCAATATTTGAAGCCGCTGAGAAGCTAGGTGCAGCAGCATTTGTTCATCCATGGAACATGATGGGTAAAGAGCTGATGCCTAAATATTGGCTGCCATGGCTAGTCGGTATGCCAGCAGAAACCAGCCGAGCAATTTGCTCACTTATTTTTGGTGGGGTGTTAGAGCGCTTACCAAACTTACGCATAGCTTTTGCTCATGGCGGAGGTTCTTTTCCCGCCACCATTGGCAGAATTGAGCATGGTTTTGATGTGAGGCCAGATCTGTGCGCAGTGGACAATTCTGTGAACCCGCGAAAATATTTAAAGCAAATGTATTTCGACTCGTTAGTTCACGATCCGCTCAAGCTTAAATATATGGTCGATTTAGTTGGCGCTGACAGAATTGCACTTGGAACTGACTACCCCTTTCCTTTAGGTGAATTAGCGCCGGGTAAACTTATTGAAACAACCGCATTTAGTGACGAAATAAAAGCGCAAATGCTTCATGGCACAGCATTGAAATGGCTGAATCTAGATAAAGCACAATTTATAAACTGA
- a CDS encoding FAD-dependent oxidoreductase: MTKQAITIIGAGLVGSLLAMFLAKRNYQVTVFEKRSDMRNTEISAGRSINLALANRGIFPLEQVGIMDEVEKMLIPMAGRMLHDEYGELNFQPYGIKEHEVIYSVSRADLNKRLMDSAESTGNVTFHFDHNVENIDFTQQVLQLKHANAGKTLLHNFSLLIGADGTGSKVREQMLCALNKSATDHNIIETLPHSYKELCIPATTTGDFQIEKQALHIWPRGQYMLIALPNMDGSFTVTLFLPNEGKNSFATLSNRDAVMTFFQQEFPDALALIPDLANAFFDNPTGKLGTVRCKQWHNITNTLLIGDAAHGIVPFHGQGMNCGFEDCSELNRLLIEHNDDWQAVLPAFQAVRQPNADAIAEMALENYIEMRDSVRDNVYILKKALAFELEKRFPNRFIPRYSMVMFHRLPYAEAQSRGRIQQNIIAELLKSAKLDEKLTQLTKNTDIELRDCEPYLENIDMDYAKALIEQQLPM, translated from the coding sequence ATGACAAAGCAAGCTATCACAATTATTGGCGCTGGGTTGGTTGGCTCATTGCTAGCTATGTTTTTAGCCAAACGAAATTACCAAGTAACGGTATTTGAAAAGCGATCTGATATGAGAAACACCGAAATTTCTGCAGGACGCTCAATAAACCTTGCGCTTGCCAACCGAGGTATTTTCCCGCTTGAACAAGTTGGAATAATGGATGAAGTAGAAAAAATGCTAATTCCAATGGCTGGTAGAATGCTTCACGATGAATACGGCGAGCTCAATTTTCAACCTTATGGCATTAAAGAGCATGAAGTAATTTACTCCGTCTCGCGAGCAGACTTGAATAAACGCTTAATGGACAGTGCAGAAAGCACAGGCAACGTTACCTTCCATTTTGATCACAATGTAGAAAATATTGATTTTACCCAACAGGTTTTACAGTTAAAACATGCTAACGCGGGTAAAACTTTACTTCATAATTTTTCGCTGTTAATCGGCGCAGATGGCACTGGCTCAAAAGTCAGGGAGCAAATGCTTTGTGCTCTTAATAAAAGCGCAACTGACCATAATATCATTGAAACCTTGCCTCACAGTTATAAAGAGTTATGCATTCCAGCAACAACTACTGGTGATTTTCAAATTGAAAAACAGGCTTTACACATCTGGCCTCGCGGACAATATATGTTAATTGCCCTGCCAAATATGGACGGCAGCTTTACTGTGACGCTATTTTTACCTAATGAAGGCAAAAACAGTTTTGCCACACTCTCAAACCGAGATGCGGTGATGACGTTTTTTCAGCAAGAATTCCCTGACGCACTGGCATTGATCCCTGATTTAGCAAATGCATTTTTTGATAATCCAACCGGTAAATTAGGAACAGTAAGATGTAAGCAGTGGCACAACATAACCAATACCTTGTTAATTGGCGACGCAGCACATGGCATTGTGCCATTTCATGGACAAGGCATGAACTGCGGCTTTGAAGATTGTAGTGAATTAAACCGCTTATTAATCGAGCATAATGATGACTGGCAAGCTGTGCTTCCCGCCTTTCAAGCCGTTCGGCAACCCAATGCCGATGCAATTGCAGAAATGGCATTAGAAAACTACATAGAAATGCGGGACAGTGTTAGAGACAATGTATATATTCTCAAAAAAGCACTCGCCTTTGAGCTTGAAAAACGCTTTCCTAATCGCTTTATCCCTCGTTATTCTATGGTGATGTTTCATCGCCTGCCATATGCAGAGGCTCAATCGCGTGGGCGTATTCAGCAAAATATTATTGCCGAGCTACTAAAAAGTGCAAAGTTAGATGAAAAGCTGACACAGTTAACTAAGAACACTGATATCGAGTTGCGCGATTGCGAGCCATACTTGGAAAACATCGATATGGATTATGCCAAAGCATTAATAGAGCAGCAGTTACCGATGTAA